The Plasmodium gaboni strain SY75 chromosome 3, whole genome shotgun sequence genome includes the window taaaaggGAGGTGGACTTGGAAGGTCATGATCATATGCTAGATATTTTTAGAGAAGATAAAATGAGAGGAATTAAAAATGGGGTGGATAAACATGACAttaacaataaaataaataataataataataataataataatagtaataataataattattattattatagtAGTAGTTGTTGCTATGGTAGGGGGGAAGACCAAATGAAACCAATTATAAAGAACAATATTTTGATAAACAATATGAGTGGCATAGATAACTATATACATACTAATAGACATGATCtaattataaaagaagataataataaattacaACAGAATAAGATATCTTCAAACGATGACAcattaaatgaatattcGTCATTTGTAGGTAGTTTAAATATGAACACGAAGATATtgaaaaacaaattattagagatgaaaaaaaaaaattatttaaatatgaaCGGGCATGATAAAATGTTGAAGGATGCAAGTGAAAGGACAAATAAAATTGTCAACAAAGAGAATCATCTTGTTGTCAATAAGGAGAATCATCTTGTTGTCAATAAGGAGAATCATCTTGTTGTCAATAAGGAGAATCATCTTGTTTgtaataagaataataatgttGTTTCTAATAAGatagaaaaatatgtaGATGCTTTCTCGTCACATATAGCAACAGACAGTAAGAGAAAAAGAAAGTGCgaattattatcattccAAGACAGTTCTATGGATATATCAAATTTAGATACTTCACAGTTTGAAATAGATCTTTCTCATAGCGAGATACAAAACGAAATGTGTAAAGAAAATagtttttttaaatatcAGCTAGAAAATAAACTAGTATTAGCAttagaaaaagaaataaaagatgaagaaaaaaatttgcAAAATGAACTAGATGAAAGTAATTCGTATATGTTTATAGATAGTGTTGACAAAGgattattaaataaaaaacaaagtagagatattaaaaatattaaagataTTAAAGATATTAAAGATATTAAAGATATTAAAGATATTAAAAGTAAACACTGCATGGATGCAAATAAAGatacttatatattaagatataaaaatgacAAATGTCTAAGAAGGAAAAAAGGGATATCACAAAATAAATtacttataaaaaagaaaaggacaaaaattaaaagtaatgagaaaaaaagaagaattaattgttttttaaaattatataaaagaaataatataaaaagaatattcATAGAGATAGCGCTTGGAGATTATGTAGATGTGAAATTGTGTAATTTGAATGATAAGACtgttatattaaaaaatgaaataaaagatatgACAAGAGGGGAAGTATATTTggattttttaaataaagatgataatatgaataatatgaataatattaataatatgaataatatgaataatattaataatatccATAGTATCAATAATGAACAGGTGgtgataaaaaaaaaaagagaatCGAATAATGTAACCCCCCATAgtaaacataataataaaaagaattattgtaataatatttttggAGCTCATTCATTACAAAATAGACATACGATTACACCAGAAGTATCAtctaaatttttatttacgagcatgaaaaattattttcataagTCTAATAATTCAATGGGTATAAACAAAACAAGTGGTTCTAATATTTTTAGACATACCATGTGTGTGGTAAGtgatataaaagataaagataaaaataaaaatataaatataaaagatacaaataaaaatataaaagatacacataaaaatataaaagatacatataatattaattataaagaaCAAACTTCCAAACCTTTAACTAATAAATTGTTCATATCAAAAAAAGAAGGTGATAGTCATATTGCATCATCCAAAAAAAGgaatgatgataatataaaggtgataaaaaaaattaatgcATCAACTCAAAAAGTAAgtgaaaaaagaaataataataatataaatataaatatacaaggagttaaaaacaaaagtaaatatattctatCAAAAACGGATTCGATGAAAATAAAGGGgattcataaaaataaaaataaaattaacgataaaatattcaaaaaggagataaagaaaaatattatttgtaaacaaaaaaaagggAAGAATAAAGGGCACATAAAAACAcataaagataatattaacatatataaagGAGAAGCAGATCATATTGAACATCCGAGTTGCCATTTGAAAgatatcaaaaaaaataaaactaAAACTAAAACTAAAACTAATGGTAATAGTAAAAGTAATAGTAAAagtaatagtaatattttggaagaatatatagaggatgatacaaataattatgatattattCAAGAATCTGGAAGTGATCTATATGTAAGTTGTGATGAGGGttgttataaaaatggagatatatataacatggaaattataaataatgtgaataatatacaaaaaatagataaaaattataatggTATGGATTATAAAGATAATTCAATGAAGAATGATAAAAATCAGATGAAAGATGAAATTAAACTATTACTTTGCTCGTCCtcagaaaaaaaaaaaaaacaaaaaaaaaaaaaaaattcatatatacCATTAACAATAACAAGTAGGAAGACAATAGCTTACCCAATTAGtgagaagaaaaataatgttaaaaataaattgCCTATTTCAAAAAGAAATACATATGTAACATATTCTAATGTGGATGATATAgagaataataaaaaaaaaggagaggataaaaaaaaaatcagGAGTGATAATCATGTAGGGCTAGAAAAGTTTCTAAATGAAATGTCTGAAATgtttgaaaaaaaaaaaaaaaaaattaaaaagaataatataaatgaaaatataaacaaaataaataatataaataatataaacaaaataaacaaaattaacaaaataaataatataaacaaaataaatagtataaatagtataaataatgtaaaGACATATCAagaggaaaaaaaaaaaataaagaacaATGTTACTGTTTTAAGGAACAAATTAAATGACAAATgtaaaaaagaaaaagtcggattaaaaaaaaaaaaaatagaaagGAAAAACACCACACtttctataaaaaaacatgATGATAGTATAAAGAAAAGGAAtgaaaaaggaaataaaataataaagaataataaatgtgTATGCTTAAAAAACAAGGGGACTcaaatagaaaataaaaaaaatggtaTCATTATAGGaggaaaaaaaacaaatcAATTATTAAGGATGAAAAAGGGAAAGCATCAAAATAAAGtggaaaataatataaataatgtaaaagatgtaaaaaatgtaaaaaatgtaaaaaatatatataatttaaataatttacataatacaaataatttacataatacaaataatatatcaaacGAATTcgaaaaaaagaaaataaacatacattattttaaaaaaggTATAAAGGATAAGATAGAAAATATGGGGAATATAAAAGTGTCGAGagatatagaaaaaaagagaaagaacaatcttataaataataaagagGAAGGGTTGTTGCATGAATGTTTAATAAATGTTGAGAAAATCAAAGgtgaacatatatatgagTGGTATAAAAAGTTTATAAACAATTCGgatgaaaaagaaaagttGAATATAGATGATTCAAAAAATTACAATAACAATATGTGtgatcatataaaaaataaaatcgatgttgtaaatataattcCTACAAGTGATACTAGAcaagataataataaaataaataaaatgatgaaaaatatatcaatgCAATATTTGACACAACCTTGTGCAGATTTATCTACATCTTTGaaaggaaatataaatgaaaagaaaaatataataaatgataaacATGAAGGGATATATACAAAGCATGACAATCTTAATCAACAAATTGAACGGCATGTTAAACGACATGTTAAACGACATGTTGACAAATCTATATGTCATCAGGATGAGAATAAAAGAAAGATAATTCAATTTAAAGGTGTAGAGAATAAAACTCCTCATACCTTTTTAccatttaaaaatgataagaataaaacatatttaGAAATACTAAAAGATgttaattatataaataataagaCAGAAATACAacataatattacaaaCAAGAGACATATTGAGAATAGGTTTTCTGTTGATGTACctcataatataaattataaaaatatagatcATTATAATGGAGAAAATAgaatattatcatcacaaaaacaaaataataataataataataatattaattattataaaaataattctacctcatatttaataaatcaGGTTGATTCTTTAAATCCTTTTAAAGGGGTTgtcaaaaaaaatgatgataaagaaaagaaaaaaatcGAATCAATTTGTGAATCTGAGGGGAATAAAAAGTCTCAATGcttaataaataataaaacattatatGTTACATACCCAGAAAAAAACAGTTCGTCATGTTATGAAAATACTTATGATTATATcaatcatataaaatatgagtgtggaaataaaaataatgatattaaaaGGAACACTAATTGTCAATATATGACGAACGAAcagaataataataacaagTGTGTTGAGAAGAATAaaatggatatatatacaaatgaAGAAATGAAAACACATATGAAgtctttttattttaatactaattatttaaatgcTACACGTGCTACATATTTAGCTCATcaacattattataataacatgacaagtaataataaaacgCAATGTTATGAAAAGAAAGATATAAAGAGATAGATGTCACACGGGGggataataaaatgaaaactatatattttataatattcacCCTAGATccataaaataaaataaaataaaataaaaaggaataaTCGAATCTGTGTTATttgaacatatatatatacatatatatatgtatatatttatttatttatatttttttttttttttttttttttttttttttccatatttgtcttgtaaaaaaaaaagtaaaagCNNNNNNNNNNNNNNNNNNNNNNNNNNNNNNNNNNNNNNNNNNNNNNNNNNNNNNNNNNNNNNNNNNNNNNNNNNNNNNNNNNNNNNNNNNNNNNNNNNNNAAcatagaaaaaaaaaagaaaataaaaatgaaaatataaaaaaaaataaaaataaataaatatttatatattgtaaatatttattctatgtgtgtataattataattttactaatatttataggaaaaaaaaaaaaaaaaaatatatatatatatatatatatatatatatatatatatatatatatatatatacattttatatatattatatttatttaataattctcTTAATTAATCTCTTTATttaatgtaaaaaaaaaaaaaaaaaaaaaaatgtcATCTTGTCATTTcttaaaaatgaaaatatattcatatacatttatataaaagatgTAGGAATATCTCTTctacaatatattttattttattacaaaataataaatacttttaaaattttaaagaGCGAATTTTTCTCctcattatatatatatatatatgtatatatgtatgtatgtattgttttaaataaataaaaattgcagtataataaatatatattatcattataaacatattgTTTTGTcaacataaaaataaaacaatatatatatatatatatatatattatattttcatcactggaatgaaaaaaaatatattattcatcATATAAACTTGTGAGCACATGtgtaaaaaatgaaaataatttatattatttttataacatttgtatttattatttatgtatatggaaaattaaatatagatatttttaaaaatcttgttaatattgatatagaatatataaatttttataaaaatgatataagaaaaaaatatatgagAAATGGAAATagtttaatatatgaacatgtaagtaaatatattaatttaaaaaataattatgtagaagttattataaaaggggaattaaaaaatgtgCAAGATACCTTGGCAGAAagttttctttttttattgcCTTATCACGAGGCCTACCAGGTATGTATTGAAGGGGTCATACCTAATAATGagatgatataaaaatatataaatatataaaaatataaaaatatataaatatataaatatataaaaatatataaatatattatttatttatttatttatttattttttatttattttttattttttattttagGCAACCAACCTACATGTTGTTGAtgaaaaaggaaatattcttcaacataatattttaaaagatacAAAAGATGtagaagatataaatatagattCATTTAATCATGATGTGGACATATcaaattttaatataaaagtttatgaaatattattgaatacaaaattaaaattagAAGAACATGTTGTTATTGAATTATCATATACACTAGGTCAGCCTTATCATCCATATCCATtagatataaatttaatggaaaaacaaaatgttttattttatttatcttCAAAAATTTTGTTACCATATCAAgttgaaaaatatgaacagatagatataaaattatgtGACAATTGTGATATTGTTAATTTAGATGATGCatgttttttaaaagatttaaaaaaaataaatgataaaaattatattattaaatatcAACATAATATAGAACCATTTAATTTAGGAGATAAAatcttattatattttgtatgtgattataatttaggttattttgaaaaagtaataaaaaatattaacatatCTTCTTTAggttatatatatgaaaaggaagaatactttttaaaaaataatgcagcaaaaataaataaatttgaTAGATATGTCTTAAGTGACTATGAAAGTAAATACACCTCATCTGCAGGAGCTACCACAGGCGATATAAACGGTGCTACTAATATGGgatttataaatatagagaacaaaaatgatacctttaataatatttcaaatacaaatatttcaaatataaatatgcCAACCGACAAGACACACAACCAAAATAGTATCATCTATTCTCTTGAATctaaaataaattataatatttatgactacaattattttgatgatctaggaaaaatatatttaattagaggagaagaaatatatgatgatgagaaaaaaaaaaatattctaaAATTCGATGTAAAACCTAGATATCCTTTATTAGGTGGTTGGAAATTTCATTTCTTCAATAcattttatcattattctaacttatataaaatgaaaaataaaagaaatgCATATGCATATAAAGTAGATATTTCTCCTACTATTAAAAGTTTTTATATCAAacaattaaatataaatatatctttacCATCTTATTCTcatgatatttttataaataaagataatcTTAAAAATAATCTACATATACAAactacaaaaaaaaaagaatgGATCGATTTCTTTTCTGAAAGAAATGTTCTTGAATTACAAATACATAAATTCTTTCNNNNNNNNNNNNNNNNNNNNNNNNNNNNNNNNNNNNNNNNNNNNNNNNNNNNNNNNNNNNNNNNNNNNNNNNNNNNNNNNNNNNNNNNNNNNNNNNNNNNNNNNNNNNNNNNNNNNNNNNNNNNNNNNNNNNNNNNNNNNNNNNNNNNNNNNNNNNNNNNNNNNNNNNNNNNNNNNNNNNNNNNNNNNNNNNNNNNNNNNNNNNNNNNNNNNNNNNNNNNNNNNNNNNNNNNNNNNNNNNNNNNNNNNNNNNNNNNNNNNNNNNNNNNNNNNNNNNNNNNNNNNNNNNNNNNNNNNNNNNNNNNNNNNNNNNNNNNNNNNNNNNNNNNNNNNNNNNNNNNNNNNNNNNNNNNNNNNNNNNNNNNNNNNNNNNNNNNNNNNNNNNNNNNNNNNNNNNNNNNNNNNNNNNNNNNNNNNNNNNNNNNNNNNNNNNNNNNNNNNNNNNNNNNNNNNNNNNNNNNNNtttttttttttttttcttatgatatttatcatttacAGTTTTAATACAGTTAATGAAAACGaaatagaaaaagaaaaaatcCAACAACAGCTTTTTCATGAGAAGTCTAAGGAgttatatgaaaatttgTCGTATATATCTGGTATGTTCTTAAgcatataaatatataccttaatatatgtattttgttatatataaccTTTTGTGTATTCattattcattattttatattttatattttatatttcatatttcatattttatatatttttttttttttatgtttagATAAGCTCATCCAATCAGTTAATTGTCTCAATggaaaagaaaaaaaagaaaactCTGAAATTTTAACACAACTAGAAGAAAAATGGACATAtgattttattatttatacaaaagaattttatagattatttgaatattctgataaaaaatatgaactACAAGAATATGTTGATAAGTGTTTTAATTACCACGCGGTGGTCAAGCAATTTTTTGAAGCACAAAAAAGTAACAACTTGGTAAGTTAAAAGGTGCAcaatatgtaaataaatgaatatataaataaataaataaataaataaataaataaataaatatatatatatatatatgtatactttttatttattattattttttttttttttttttatgtagAATGTTAACCTCAACGAAATTGCTAAAGCTGAAAAAGATTTGttacttttattaaaatataattaaaaaaataaaacttatttattatgtatatgtatatatatatatatatatatatatatcccTTACATTTTGTgtatatacacatatatatatatatatatatatatatttatttatatttttattatatactCCGTTATGttgtatacatatattttatattacacctataatttttatttcatcatttaacatatagttttattttttttattttattttattatttattttttttttttttttctatttaaagattcataataaaaacatataaataacctacaaaatatatttacttgtttattatattccagaaattttatatgtaattaaaaaaaaaaaaaaaaaaaaaaatgcCTTATTTCTCCATATTCTTaaacattttaattttttgtgtttttgtttatatatgtCCTATTCATacattaaatattttaaaaaatgaagaaaatgaaaaggGATCTTTAAATATCCCTGTAAGGAAAGaaaacaattttttttttcacgagataaaattagaaaatagatttaaaaataatatgaaaggatatatacaaaatgttcagaattttcattatcttatggaaaaaaataagCCAAATGTGTTATCATATATCCAAGAagatttattaaattttcataataGTCAGTTCATTGCTGATATAGGGGTAGGTAATCCACCTCAAGTATTTAAGGTCGTTTTTGATACAGGCTCGAGTAATCTGGCAATTCCATCAACGAAATGTATCAAgtaagaaatataaaaatatagaagaatgaaaaaaaaaaaaacacatatatataatatatatatatatatatatatttatatatttattattttgatcAGGGGAGGTTGTGTTTCccataaaaaatttaatcCTAACAAATCCAGGACATTCATcaaaaatttaaaaagtaaaaaatgaaataataatctttaatatatatataatatatatagtaaatatttatgtttattatttattttgttatagACAATCAAGAATCGGTTTACACATACATTCAAGTAAGTTTTTcaagaaataaaaaataaataaataaatatatatatatatatatatataatcacAAACAAACgtgaaaaaatatttccACTTACTGTGTTTTTTATGGATGCAcatgtttatttattatccTTTATGTAAATTATTTGGCTGGCATATTAGTATGGCACAGGAACAAGcagtaataaaaaatatatatatatatatatatatatatatatttaataacgtgtatatttatatgtataaatatatggaGCATATATACTTGTAATcattaaaagaaaaaaatatttttattttttatatcaaGTCCTTGAACAAACATATGATGACGTCTATTTAAAGGGGTTgtatgtaataaaaatgagtcacaaatttataatttttatattcatgtattaaatgattacataaaaagacataatatatataaattaatatgtattacatatattcatatatatctttaaaCAAATGGAcgttttaattttattttcagaaaaattaaacatCAATGTATAGGATTAGCCATAGAAGgtacatataaatacagaataaatatttctttcatcatatattaaaattaaaaagattaatttttgtttttttttttttaaagaatcGCTACATCCCTTTTCGGATTTACCCTTTGATGGAATTGTTGGACTAGGGTTCTCCGATCGTCAgtttattaaatatatatatttaatgccttcttcatttatatagatataaaaaaatatattaaactttcacatatatatataatatatatagcTGATTTTAAATctcaaaataaatatgcCTCCCCATTAATTGAAACCATCAAAAAACAAGTAACatgattaaaaaaaataaaaaacacaaaaggatataaatattggaaatttttatattcacAAATGTTAGAATCTTTTGAAgagaaatattttttccttttacgttccaaaaaaattagaaaagtataaaaaagaaagataaaacatatgtataaatatatatatatatatatatatatatatatatatatatatatgtgaatgcatatttttttatgtagCTAGCCAATTTAGCTATAagatttatttatttattttttttttttttttatgaacaGGTCAGGTGCAATTACCTTTGGAAAGGCGAATAAGAAATATTCGGTGGAAGGAAAATCAATTGAATGGTTTCCTGTTATATCTTTATGTAGGActaaagaaaaaaaagtgtTCTAATACTTATAAGAATTTTTAAtgatatgaaaaaatatatatatatatatatatatttttatatatatttattaaattattctGAAAAGATTATTGGGAAATAAATCTTCTAGACATACAACTATCTCAcaaaaatttatttctttGCGAAAACAAAAAGTGTAGAGCTGCAATTGATACAGGATCTAGTTTAGTAATgattcatatttatttatttatttatttatttttttttttttaagttatctctttaaaaaatatataacatttattttattttattttaattttttttttttttaagataACTGGACCTTCTACTTTCATTCAACCGTTATTAGAAAAGATCAATTTAGAAAAGGACTGTTCAAATAAGGAAAATCTGCCTActatttcatttattttaaaaaatgtcGAAGGGAAGAAGATTACCCTTGATTTTAAGCCGGAAGATTATATAATAGAAGAAGTGGACACTGTAAGCAAACCCAAATGAGATAATTACAATgtgtaaaaataaatatgtgaatttgaacatatatatatatataatttatcacttatatattttttatttttataattgtctttatttttcataGGAGGATAATACAATAGAATGTATGTTTGCTAAAATAGTACCttttacataaatattataatatatatatatatatctacatatacatattttattttttttggtaaGGCGTCATAGGAATAATGCCTCTCGACGTTCCACCGCCCCGAGGACcaattttcatttttggtatttaatgaaaaaaaaaaaaaaatacataaataaatatattatgaacaatatttatatttgttttattattttgtaacATTTTCAatgatacatatatatatatatatatatatatatatatataatatattttttaccaggtaattcttttataagaaaatattataccATTTTTGATAATGATCATAAACTCATAGGTCTAATTGAAGCTAATCATaacttttaaaaaaaaaaaataaaaaaaatacagGATAATTGTAAtacatatgaatatattcataatattttttattttattttattttattttatttatttatttatttatttttttttttttttttttttttttttgatttgGATGAAAACTTAAcatacaatatatttatatatatataatatttaacacatgaattatttaatttatttttttaagggtattttttttttttttttctttctttttaaaataacCTTATGCTTATTATTCCAAATgcaaaaaaataaaatatttttcttcttcatattctcaacaacataataatatatatatataaatatatttatatatatattttaatatacatgtaataatttattcttttatgTACTACATCTTATCATgtatttttcaaaaaaaaaaaaaaaaaaaggaaaagtTGAGTGTACATtagtaaaaataaataaggtgtatatatatatacatatatatatatata containing:
- a CDS encoding putative dolichyl-diphosphooligosaccharide--protein glycosyltransferase subunit 1 (part of same gene as PGSY75_0311600B~gap found within coding sequence); this translates as MKIIYIIFITFVFIIYVYGKLNIDIFKNLVNIDIEYINFYKNDIRKKYMRNGNSLIYEHVSKYINLKNNYVEVIIKGELKNVQDTLAESFLFLLPYHEAYQATNLHVVDEKGNILQHNILKDTKDVEDINIDSFNHDVDISNFNIKVYEILLNTKLKLEEHVVIELSYTLGQPYHPYPLDINLMEKQNVLFYLSSKILLPYQVEKYEQIDIKLCDNCDIVNLDDACFLKDLKKINDKNYIIKYQHNIEPFNLGDKILLYFVCDYNLGYFEKVIKNINISSLGYIYEKEEYFLKNNAAKINKFDRYVLSDYESKYTSSAGATTGDINGATNMGFINIENKNDTFNNISNTNISNINMPTDKTHNQNSIIYSLESKINYNIYDYNYFDDLGKIYLIRGEEIYDDEKKKNILKFDVKPRYPLLGGWKFHFFNTFYHYSNLYKMKNKRNAYAYKVDISPTIKSFYIKQLNINISLPSYSHDIFINKDNLKNNLHIQTTKKKEWIDFFSERNVLELQIHKFF
- a CDS encoding putative protein kinase; translation: MQLKNNFYLSEKKDTEKIVNKYSHFDNSIIKKIYPFSKNKDEKVVDNFDCAFEILNNVYNIELPILYKMFDINNICVSLKLKLQIKNNNEGSNKNHFLYFDINPGGIMSKNQEKIYYEYKFNGDKDDEALEKMSREQKMKYFSSVSCKLAGKVIEYKESKYRLIKVLQSAIYGSVYLSEVFEGIGNGLVRRYKAIKILSKHLIEMAKDRVQEDPLSEYYYRDSMSGHSNILSCDNIFDDNLYIYMVMPFAIHGDLFEVMKIRNKCFSEEEARYLFHQILLAIKYLHLKKMALRDISLENILLFENEENGLIYPVLNDPGQAIYFNVNKKNHVILENYKKMFGKIFRPPEIYMKSKYDPTKIDIFCAGYILYFCLTKCELFKSSSEKDNYWKMFKYKNYKQLLKEKKGLNLSKQVIDLIFNCLHPDFHMRYNINEALNHDWFKGSIFPLHNFNLYINKDDNNKKNNNKNNKKNNTCNNKSEKNNTCNNKSNRNNIYDNNDEERSKNLSSLKLSLQIEKYAKKNNIPIYPDSILEFYIYEHIFFSSIDNLINEKKHGSPNKLFPSHNKINMVYKENRGDDNKKKNTLLYKNMHVPVHLTHNNNNNNNTSCVVSNFKEKKKICNNHKNYNNLESTTNKNAVMIEKKKHINAHDNIISIKPYDENLIKRQTIYMNKGCNVPGSAYTNVCERNIERVNMNNYCGKRFVDEIDIYNNIYHNDKKNMIDDNKKGECDKKNKTDDKKNKTDDKKNMIDDKKNKTHDKKNKTHDKKNKIDDKLNYNMCNGFVKSNGDLNETFKTNILNSYQKSIYKLIELKTKEKKITHLDIISDENKKDTSLSVLSTKEMSSMKKEGSSFLNNKREVDLEGHDHMLDIFREDKMRGIKNGVDKHDINNKINNNNNNNNNSNNNNYYYYSSSCCYGRGEDQMKPIIKNNILINNMSGIDNYIHTNRHDLIIKEDNNKLQQNKISSNDDTLNEYSSFVGSLNMNTKILKNKLLEMKKKNYLNMNGHDKMLKDASERTNKIVNKENHLVVNKENHLVVNKENHLVVNKENHLVCNKNNNVVSNKIEKYVDAFSSHIATDSKRKRKCELLSFQDSSMDISNLDTSQFEIDLSHSEIQNEMCKENSFFKYQLENKLVLALEKEIKDEEKNLQNELDESNSYMFIDSVDKGLLNKKQSRDIKNIKDIKDIKDIKDIKDIKSKHCMDANKDTYILRYKNDKCLRRKKGISQNKLLIKKKRTKIKSNEKKRRINCFLKLYKRNNIKRIFIEIALGDYVDVKLCNLNDKTVILKNEIKDMTRGEVYLDFLNKDDNMNNMNNINNMNNMNNINNIHSINNEQVVIKKKRESNNVTPHSKHNNKKNYCNNIFGAHSLQNRHTITPEVSSKFLFTSMKNYFHKSNNSMGINKTSGSNIFRHTMCVVSDIKDKDKNKNINIKDTNKNIKDTHKNIKDTYNINYKEQTSKPLTNKLFISKKEGDSHIASSKKRNDDNIKVIKKINASTQKVSEKRNNNNININIQGVKNKSKYILSKTDSMKIKGIHKNKNKINDKIFKKEIKKNIICKQKKGKNKGHIKTHKDNINIYKGEADHIEHPSCHLKDIKKNKTKTKTKTNGNSKSNSKSNSNILEEYIEDDTNNYDIIQESGSDLYVSCDEGCYKNGDIYNMEIINNVNNIQKIDKNYNGMDYKDNSMKNDKNQMKDEIKLLLCSSSEKKKKQKKKKNSYIPLTITSRKTIAYPISEKKNNVKNKLPISKRNTYVTYSNVDDIENNKKKGEDKKKIRSDNHVGLEKFLNEMSEMFEKKKKKIKKNNINENINKINNINNINKINKINKINNINKINSINSINNVKTYQEEKKKIKNNVTVLRNKLNDKCKKEKVGLKKKKIERKNTTLSIKKHDDSIKKRNEKGNKIIKNNKCVCLKNKGTQIENKKNGIIIGGKKTNQLLRMKKGKHQNKVENNINNVKDVKNVKNVKNIYNLNNLHNTNNLHNTNNISNEFEKKKINIHYFKKGIKDKIENMGNIKVSRDIEKKRKNNLINNKEEGLLHECLINVEKIKGEHIYEWYKKFINNSDEKEKLNIDDSKNYNNNMCDHIKNKIDVVNIIPTSDTRQDNNKINKMMKNISMQYLTQPCADLSTSLKGNINEKKNIINDKHEGIYTKHDNLNQQIERHVKRHVKRHVDKSICHQDENKRKIIQFKGVENKTPHTFLPFKNDKNKTYLEILKDVNYINNKTEIQHNITNKRHIENRFSVDVPHNINYKNIDHYNGENRILSSQKQNNNNNNNINYYKNNSTSYLINQVDSLNPFKGVVKKNDDKEKKKIESICESEGNKKSQCLINNKTLYVTYPEKNSSSCYENTYDYINHIKYECGNKNNDIKRNTNCQYMTNEQNNNNKCVEKNKMDIYTNEEMKTHMKSFYFNTNYLNATRATYLAHQHYYNNMTSNNKTQCYEKKDIKR
- a CDS encoding putative dolichyl-diphosphooligosaccharide--protein glycosyltransferase subunit 1 (part of same gene as PGSY75_0311600A~gap found within coding sequence), whose amino-acid sequence is FNTVNENEIEKEKIQQQLFHEKSKELYENLSYISDKLIQSVNCLNGKEKKENSEILTQLEEKWTYDFIIYTKEFYRLFEYSDKKYELQEYVDKCFNYHAVVKQFFEAQKSNNLNVNLNEIAKAEKDLLLLLKYN